The following DNA comes from Mucilaginibacter jinjuensis.
GGGCATACCAAGCAAATGCTTAGCGCCGATGCAGATCTGTCTATCCTAAACCGTCAGTCTAATGAGAATATTGTAAGCCGTGGCAACCCAACATCCTCACCTACGCAAGTTTTCCTCAAAGGGCCAGCCTATGATAATGATACACTGCATAATTATGCCCCAACCCGTCTTATTAATGAATCGATAAAGGTTGATTACAGTACGCCCATTACTAAAACGAGCAAACTGGAAGCCGGCTTAAAGGCCAGCTATGTAAAAAGCGATAATACCCAAACCTTTGCCGCGCTTATTAACAATGTATACGAGCCGGTACCTATGTTTACCAGCCAATTTAATTACACCGAGAAAAAAACTACAGCTTATGTAAATTATACCGGCAGCAGCAAAAAGTTTAACTATACCATTGGCTTAAGGGTTGAACATTTGGTATCTGATGCCAATACCCCAACCATGTTACATGATGTTAAGCGGGATACTACTGCCTTTTACCCTTCTGTACAGCTTGATTATAATATAGGCAGCTCACAGCAGCTTAGCTTTATTTATAACCACCGTACCGAACAGCCTGCTTATGAAAGCCTTAACCCCACTGTAAGTTACCAGGACAATTACAACTACCGTACTGGAAATGCGTATCTGCGCCCGGCATTTGTCGATTATTTTCAGCTGTCGTATGCCGGCAAATCAAACTACCTTGTTTCGCTGTACGCCTCTACCGTGAGCGACTTTTTTGAATTCAGCTATTTCTCACAAAATGATGCTACCAAGGTTTTAGTAACAACCAAACGTAACCTTAAAAGAGTGAACGATTACGGCGTTAAGCTCGCCTTGCCGCTGAGATTAACAAAATGGTGGGATATTAATTTCAATCCCGATTTTTCTTATTACCAGTTTATAGATTACCAGGGCTACTTAAATAAATGGTCGAAAGATCTGATCCTTGACCTTGATCAGAATTTTACGATCGGCAAAACTATCTCCGCCACTTTAAATACCCATTACGAGTCGAGCGTATTTTATGGTCTTTCATACAATAAACCGGTGTTTATCATGAACCCCGGCATCAGTAAACAAGTATTAAATAAAGCGGCAACTATCAATTTAAGCGTTTCTGATCTTTTTAACACCTATAAAGACCGCTACCAAACCATGTACAGAAACCTGGATATTACCTCGTACGATAAAAAGGAAACGCGGATTATAAACCTAAGCTTTGTTTATAATTTTGGTAAGCGTACTGTTAAAGGCGCTCGTAAACATACCACAGGTAATAGCGATGAAGTGAAAAGAATGTCTGGCGGTGGCGGTAATTAACCCCCAATGTGGGTAAGTTAAAGATTAACAATATCGAATAATGAATTTTGAATTTCCAACATCGAAGTTTTCCTTCACTATTCAATAGTGGACATTCTGTGTTCGATATTAAATTCGTTATCTTAATAACGCTGAACTACCCTCCGTGCCCGGTTAGCATAGCCGAAATAATAATTAGCAATACCAGCAAAGTAATACCTACATAGAGGTAATCTTTCTCGATCATAAACCCTATTGCCGAAAATATGATCCGCAGTACCGGGGTGGCAATCAGCAAAATAATACCTGCTTGTATAATAGCGCGCCCGCGACCATCTAAAATACCATGAAAAATTCCGGGCAATGTGTGCACAAAATCGGGTACTCCTTTAAACTCGTGGTAATCTATGTGTTCGCTGCTGTGGCGGCTCAGGTAAATTACCCCGCCGATAAAAACAACAAGCATCGATACAAAAACGCCGGCGCGTAATACCCAGCCAATAATGGCCTGCATGTCGGTATCTTTAAATTTTGTATTTGCCATTGTTATATCTTTCCGCTTAAACCGTTATAAATCATTTGTCCGGCCAGTATGGTTACAATAACCGCAAATACCCAGCGCAACCAGCCGGATGAATTGGAGTTTACCAATATTTTAGAACCTGTTAAAGCGCCCAGTAAAACCCCGATAACCACAGGCATAGCCAATGCCGGGTCTATGTATCCACGTTGCAGGTAAACCACCGCACTTGCCGCCGCTGTAACCCCAATCATAAAATTACTGGTGGTGGTTGATACTTTAAACGGTACGCGCATTATGCTATCCATAGCTACCACCTTTAGCGAGCCCGATCCGATACCCAGTAAGCCCGATATAATGCCGGCAAACAGCATCATCACAAAACCACCACCTACGTTGCGTATGCCATATTTAACCACTTCGCCATCGGCAGTGGGATAGCTTCCGTTCAGTTTAAGTTTTTGCGCCCAATGGCTTTCAGTCTGTAAAACAGTAGTATCTTTTTTACGAAGCGACATGATGGCCGAAAAGATGAGTATCACCCCAAATATTACTGCAATAACCGGCGCATGGATCAGTAATGAAAGCATAGCACCTATTAAAGCTCCTGTGGTAGTGGCGATCTCGAGGAACATGCCGATACGCATATTGGTAATCCCCTCTTTAACATACGCCGCTGCCGAACCCGATGAAGTAGCAATAACCGATACCAGCGATGCCCCAATGGCATAATGAATATTTACACCCAGACCGATAGTGAGTAAAGGGATAATCACTACGCCGCCACCCAGGCCGGTTAGTGAACCTAACAAGCCGGCGAAATAAGAACCTACCAGTATAATTAATGTTAAAACGAGTACCGACATGTAAAGCAGCAGTATTGAGCCCGCTAAATTAGCAAATACTTTTTTAGCTCTCTGGTTTTTAATGTAACGTTAATCTTAATATTAAACACAAAATGGCTGCGTTGTATAAAAACAATATTTGTCGAAGGAAGCTTGGCTTTTTTATCTATCTGTAGATAATTAAATACAAATAGCTACTTTAACCGTTTATAACATTGTATGAGAATTAAGCACTGCCTTTTTATATTATTTTGCCTGATGAGTTGCAGGCTATTCGCTCAAAGCAAGCTGCCTGCTAATATGTTTTTACGCAAACTGCCTAACGGTTTGGATGTACTAGTGATTGAAGACAATAGCGTACCCCTTGCAACGGTAATGATTACCTGCAAAAATGGTTCATTTACCGAAACACCGCAGTTTAACGGACTGAGCCATCTGTACGAGCACATGTTTTTTAAGGCCAATAAAGACTACCCTTCGCAGGAAGAGTTTATGAACCGCATCAGCGAGTTGGGGATCGACTTTAATGGCTCTACCACTTACGAAAATGTGAACTACTACTTTACCCTGCCCAGCGCCAATTTAAAACCGGGACTGGAGCTGATGAACTCATCTATCCGTTACCCGTTATTCAACCCCGAAGAAATGGCAAAGGAAAACATCGTGGTTGATGACGAATTTCAACGCCATGAATCGACCCCGGCTTTTGCTTTGATTGATAGCATGGACCATAAAATGTGGGGCAAGCTATACAGCCGTAAAAACCCAACCGGCGATCATAACGTGATCCGCTCGGCTACACCGGCTTTGATGGATTCGATCAAGAATAAATATTATTATCCTAACAACGCCATGCTCACTATCGCCGGTGATGTAAAACATGACGCGGTATTTAGTGAGGTTGAAGCCCTGTTTGGCAGCTGGCAACCCTCTGCCTTCGATCCATTCAAAAAATGGCCGATCCCGGAGTTTAAGCCATTAACTAAAGTTGATTATTTCGTGGTGAAATCGAACCTCACTAATGTGCCATTTATCCAGATGGCCTGGTTTGGGCCAGATACTCGTACCGATATACCATCAACTTATGCAGCCGATGTGTTCTCTTATATCCTCGATCAAAACTCGTCGAAACTAAGTAAAGCGCTCATCCAATCCGGACTAGCGCTGAATGTAGATTTCAGTTATTTAACGCTGAGGCATACCGGGCCCATTACATTAACCGTAGTACCCAACCCTACCAAAGTGGCCGAATGCTTTGCAGAGATCAAGCACCAGATCTCACTTTGGGATACGCCCGATTACGTTACCGACGAACAACTGGAAACTGCTAAGCGCAAGCTAGAAATTAAACAGATCCGCGAAGCAGAAGTAACCAGCGATTTTACCCAGGTGCTCTCATTCTGGTGGGCATCGGCATCCATCGATTATTTTAATACTTATAACGACAACCTTAAAAAAATGACGAAGGACGATCTGCGGGCTTATGTACGCAAATACATCATCAACAAACCCTACTGTGCAGGCCTGTTAATTAATCCTGCCATGGAACAACAAGTTGCGCCGGAAACATTTTTTAAAGCAAAATAATTGAGAAGCAAGAGACAAGAGACAGGAATCAAGACAGGAAATTTAGAGGAATCAGGAATCGAGAGTCAAGAATCGAGACCGAGAACTCACTCTGGTTCAAAACAAATAATTCTGATAATTCCCAAATTCAGTAAATTCTGATCAATGAAGAAACTCATAACCACCATATTCACACTATGCTTTATCTATAGCATAAGCATAGCCCAAACCTTGCCAACCAATACCACCACTTCTTTTATGGTGAATGGGTTAAAGGTAATTTTTAAACCTACTGTTAAAGAGGTAATCAGCGTTCGGATGTATTTCCGCGGCGGGGTATACAACTACCCCGGCACGATGGCAGGGATAGAAAGCCTGGCGCTTAAAGCCGCTACCGAATGCGGTACCAAGAAATATAATGCCGATAAATTTCGAGATCTGGCCGATGAGTTTGGTGTATCCATAGGCGGTTCATCAACTTACGATTATGGTAACATCGGCATCGACTGCGTGGCCAAATACTTTAACCAAAGCTGGGATCTTTTTGCCGAAGCCATTAATAACCCCGTGTTTGATAATGCCGAAGTACAATTGTTAAAAAGCAAGCAGATCACCGTCATTAACGGCCAGCAAAGCGACCCCGACCAGCACCTCGACGATTTGCAGGTGCAAACCGCCTTTGCAGGCACACCTTACGCCACCGACCCGGATGGTACAGAACAAAGCCTAACCGCACTAAGCAGCACTGATCTGAAAGAATATTACTACAACCTGCTCAATAAAAACCGCATGTTTATTGTGGTAGCCGGTAATATTACCCGCCAGCAAATTGAGGAAAAGATCAAAGCTTCTTTCACTTCGCTGCCGGCAAAACCTTACACCCCGCCCGTTCGCCAGGCACCGGTTTGGAAAGAAAATAAGGTTTATGTAGAAAGCCGTGCACTGGCTACCAACTACATAAGCGCGGCATTTAACGCACCACCAGTAAATAGCCCCGAGTTTCTGGCTTACCGCATGGGTATTTCGGCCTTTGGTGGCACGCTGTTTAATGAGCTTCGCACTAAACTAAATTTGTCTTATGATCCTGGTGCTTATGCCGTATCGCAACTCATGTCGTATGGCATTATCCATGTAAGTACCAACAGCCCTAAAGAAGCCATTGAGGCAACAGATCGTACCCTGAGCCGCCTGAAAGAGCTGGGCATATCAGACGAAGGACTTAAATATCTTAAAGGTAGCTTTATCACCTCCAACTACATAAAAGAGCAGGGCTCAGGTGCAATTACTGCCAACCTCGGTTCGGCCGAAATTAATGGTGGATGGGAGTACGCTGATAAACTACCTGCCATGATTAACGCTATCACTGTAGACCAGATTAACGCTGCCATGCTCAAATACATCGGCGGCCTCCGCTGGACGTATATTGGCGATCCCGAACTGGCAAAAAAAGCCGAAGATGCCTTTAGCACCCAAGTGCATTAATGCTTTAATCCAGAGTAGACAGCTTTTCAACCTCTCTCCTTGGGGGAGGGGTGCGGCTACTTGTGTAATGGCAGGGAGGGGTCACTCCCATGCAAAGCAATTACAAAACCTCCCTCTATCTCCCAAGAGAGGGACTATCTGCATTTGTTAAAAAGGGAACGGATGTATGATAGCGAAATAATAAGTCCACACGATAAGGAATAACTGCATCGGGATACGGAAAATAAGATAGTATATCCCCGGGCCGCTAAAGTCGCCCTCCTCCATATTTACGCGGCGTTGGGTTGCATAAACGTTGGCGGGTAGCATAGCGATTAGAAATATCACCAGTAGATAACCTGCTGTTACACGGGTTTCGTAGATCATGATACCGGCTGCACCTGCAATTTCAATAATACCGGTAATTAATATAATGAGTTTTTTTAGTGGATTTGGGATAAAAGGAGGCACCATCAGTATCATACCTTTTATAAAAACAAAGTGTGCTATTGAGGTAAACAACAGCATTACGCACAAAGCCAGCCGACCGCTGAAATACAAATCTTCACGCTGATGAAATGCGTAACTAAAAAGCATTGATAATGCAAAAACAGACACCAAAACAATGAGTGGTTTCATGTAAAAAGCGTTAGGGGTAAATAATTTACAATTGGTTAACATAAATGTAGTTAATCTGTTGTTTTCCTGCACATTTCCACTAAACTTTTTTCAACAAAAAATAGCCTCAGCCTGTTGTTATGTGTAAGTTTGATATAAAAGATTTATACACTGTAAAGTGGTTAATCATATCATCATACCCTTAATAAAACATCGCTATGTCGTACCAAAAAATTACTGAGCTTTTAGGCAAAGACGCAGATTCGCTTTTAAACCACGAATGCAAAACTTTTTCTAAGGATTTATTACACGCCCCCTCACCCGATTTTATCGATAACGTATTCTTAAACACTAACCGCAACCCGCAGGTGCTGCGCAATCTGGCCGCCATTTATAATCACGGTCGCTTAGGAGGCACAGGCTATTTGTCGATACTCCCGGTTGATCAGGGCATCGAGCATACCGCTGGTGCATCGTTTGCCAAAAACCCGATGTACTTCGACCCCGAAAATATTATCAAACTGGCGCTCGAAGCAGGCTCGAACGCCGTGGCTACCACATTTGGCAACCTGGCCAGTGTGGCACGCAAGTATGCCCATAAAATACCATTCCTGGTGAAGCTTAATCACAACGAATTGCTCACCTACCCTACCAAGTACGATCAGATTATGTTCGGTTCGGTAGATGATGCCTGGAACCTGGGTGCAGCTGCTGTTGGTGCTACGATATATTTTGGTTCTGAAGAATCAGACCGCCAGATTGTGGAAGTAGCCAAAGCCTTTGAACGTGCCCACCAGTTAGGCCTCCCTACCGTTTTATGGTGCTATACCCGTAACAATGCCTTCAAAAAAGACGGCGTTAATTACGAAACCGCAACGGATATTACCGCCCAGGCCAACCACATTGGCGTAACCATACAAGCCGATATTATTAAACAAAAAATGCCAGATGTAAACGGAGGTTTTACCACCATCGGTTTCTCTAAAACAGACCCGCTAATGTACAGCGAACTGGTTACCGACAACCCGATTGATATGTGCCGTTACCAGGTAGCCAATTGCTACATGGGCCGCGCAGGCTTGATTAATTCAGGTGGTGAATCAAAAGGCGCATCAGACCTGGCCGATTCTGTAAAAAATGCCGTAATCAACAAACGCGCCGGTGGTTCGGGTTTGATCCTGGGTCGCCGCTCTTTCCAACGCCCGTTTGCTGAAGGGGTAGACTTCTTGCATACGATACAGGATGTATATCTAGAGAAAGAGATAGGGCTGGCTTAATATTTAGGTAGCAGTAGCAAAGTGGCAGTAGCAGTCCCAGGATAAAAGACTTTGGGACGAAGGACAAACGGAGGATATTACTATTCATCTTATCCTTCGTCTTTTATCCCAAAATCTTTTATCTATCATACGCTGTCGCAAGTTTAGCGCAGCGTAACTTGTGACTTGTCTATTGTAAGCTTTCAGCTTACGTTAGGTGAAACCTTACTCCAGATTAACCATCCCGATGATAATCGGGACGATAACGAAGTGGCTTTTCAAAACTGCTACTGCTACTAACCACCGCAACTCTTAAAAACTATTTCTTCAAATAGCTCTCCCGCACTGCCTTAAACTCCGAGCCTTGTTTCCATTGCGGCCATTCATTGCTGTAGGCTAATTTTTTTCCGACTAAGAACACCAGCCTTAAATCTTCGATGGTGCCGCTTACATCCCATTTGGTGGCATCGTATTCGTCGTTGGGTTTGTGGTATACGCTGCTGTTGTAGTATTCGTGCATTTTCAGGCCGGCTTCTTTGCCCTGGGCCACCAGGTCGGTACCGGTTTCGATATATAAGGCAGGGATACCTACTTTAGCAAAGTTAAAGTGGTCTGAACGGAAATACATCCCTTTTGATGGCACAGCCTCTGGCTCAATGTGGCGGCCTTGTGTTTTTGCAGCTTCGGCCAGGTAATCTTCCAGTTGCGATTGTCCGTACCCTACAACCGAAATATCCTTAGTTTTTCCGTAGGGATAAAACATGTCCATATTAATATCAGCCACTGTTTTATTTTTAGGGAAAGCCGGATTTTCAGCATAGTAAGCCGATCCCCATAAACCCTGTTCTTCTGCTGTTACTGAGAGGAAAATAATGGTACGCTCTGGCTTCGTCTTCATACTTTTAAAAGCTTTAGCCAGTTCAAGCAAACCTGCAGTTCCGCTGGCATTGTCAATGGCTCCGTTATAGATACTATCGCCTTTGGCATCGGGTTTACTGATACCGAAGTGGTCCCAGTGTGCAGAGTAAATAATGCACTCATCGGCATGTTTAGTCCCTGTAATTTTGGCAATCACGTTGTGCGACTGGTTGTACTTGCACGTAGTACTTAAACCGGTTGTGATATTCAAGTTCAATGGGCTGCCTTTAAAACCTGGGGCCAATGCTTTAGCCAGCATCGTTTTATAATCTGTGCCGATGGTTGCAAACAGTTTTTCTGTTGCTGGTAAAGTTAACCAACCTTCAAAAGCACATTTGTAGCTTTCGTGACCACGCGGGTCGAGGTATAGTTTAGATGCCTTCCAGCTATTAGCAACTACGCTAAATCCATAAGCAGCAGGTGCAGTATCATGGATAATTAAACAACCTTTTGCACCATGTTTGGCGGCTTCGTCGTATTTATAAGTCCAGCGGCCATAGTAGGTCATGGTTTTACCTTTAAATTGTTTGGCATCGTAATACCCCGGATCATTCACCAGCACCACTACAATTTTGCCTTTGACATCCAGCCCGGCATAATCATCGTGATTAAACTCTGGTGCCGAAATACCGAAACCTGCAAATACCAATTCTTCATTTTTAAGGTCGATACGGGCATCGGTGCGGCGTGTCCATAACACGTAATCTTTTAATCCTTCCAGATCGAAACTGGCGTTGGCACCGGTAACCTTCATCTGCGGATCGGGATTGGTGTAGATAGATACCATTGGCACTGGCTGCAAATAGCTGCCTTTATTGCCTGGCTCGAGACCCAAAGCTTTAAACTGGCCTTGCAAATAATCGAGCGTAGCGGTTTCTCCCGGACTAAACGGCAGGCGTCCCTGTAGCTTGTCTGACGATACTTCGCTTACGTATTTACGGTAACTGGCTTCGCTGAAGGCGTTTAGCCCATCTGTATTTTGAGCCATCGCTTGGTACAAACTGCCGGTTAAACAGACTGCAAGCAGGGAGCGCTTTATGTTTTTGATATTCATTTGGATGCGTTAATTTGTTTGAAACGGCAAAATACGCATCTGAATTAACAGAATTAAAGAATTTTCAGAATTACAACATCCTTTCTTTTGAATCAATCCCTTCCTCGTTATGACTTAGATATATCCTCATTTTCTAAAATGACTAAAATGATCCATCCATTCTCTACATAAAACACTCATTTTTAATCAAATTAAATTTTATGAAAGAGAAAATTGAACTGGATATAAATACCGACTTATCCATCCCGGCCAAAAAAGCATGGCAAAAACCGGGTGTCGAAATTATAAGTCAAGACATCGAATCCGGGCAGGCTGGAATTTTCCAGGAAGCAACCTTTGCCGGTTTAGATCCATTTTCGCTTTACAATTCTTAACTTATATGCTCTGGCGCAAGTATTAGCTTACGCCCTTTTATTTTTTTTTAAAGTAAATAATTAAACAATTAACACCCGTTCCGGGAATCTTGCCCGGAAGCCTGCAATTTGATGCAGACAATTTTTTCTTCTTTATTTCATAATTAAAGTGGCTTGTTAATACCTTCTGAATTAAAGGTCTTACAAAGAAAATAAACAAGATAATAAGTTTTCGTGGCGCAAGTGCGTCACAAGGCAAAACCCACATTAATTATTACTTTTGAGGCTGTCTGAATGGCCCGTGCGATTCCCCTCTCGAGAGGGGTGCAGGGGTGTGTCCCTGCATGTAAAACACAGCCCTGCCATCACACAATTGCGGCCCGCCCCCTCTCGAGAGGGGGAATTGAAAAAGCTCAGACTTATAGTACTACATGGGTTACAAAAGCTTACAAGCCTGCATTACCGATCTGGAAAAACATGGTCACCTTATCCGTATTAAAGACGAAGTTGACCCTTATTTAGAAATGGCTGCTATACACCTGCGCGTGTTTGAACAGCAGGGGCCTGCCCTGCTCTTCGAGAAAGTAAAGGGCAGTAAATTCCCTGCGGTTTCTAACCTGTTTGGCACGCTCGAGCGGTCGGAATTTATTTTCAGGGATACGCTGGAGAAGATCAAGACACTGGTTGATATCAAAAGCGATCCGCTGAAAGCTATTAAAAACCCGGTTAAATACGCTAATGTTGCCATGACTGCGCTTTCGGCCTTACCCATGAAAGTGAGTAGCAGTAACATTAAAAACTTCAACAAAACCACCATTGATGCCCTGCCGCAGATTGTGAACTGGCCTATGGATGGCGGCCCGTTTGTAACCATGCCCCAGGTTTATACCGAGGATATGGACAAGCCCGGCATCATGAACGCCAACCTGGGTATGTACCGCATCCAATTGGGTGGTAACGATTATATCCAGAACGAGGAGATCGGCCTGCATTATCAATTGCACCGGGGCATCGGCATCCATCAAACTAAAGCAAACGCCAAAGGCCAGCCCTTAAAGGTGAGCATATTTGTAGGTGGGCCGCCATCGCACCCGGTTGCAGCAGTAATGCCCTTACCAGAAGGATTATCTGAAATGACTTTCGCCGGAGCACTGGGTAACCGACGCTTCCGATACTTTTATGATGCCGAAGGCTTCTGCATTTCTGCCGATGCCGATTTTGTAGTTACCGGCACAGTAATGCCGCACGAAAATAAACCCGAAGGCCCATTTGGCGATCACCTGGGTTATTACAGTTTAACGCACCCTTTCCCGCTGATGAAGGTGCATAATGTGTATCATCGTAAGGATGCCATCTGGTCGTTCACCGTAGTAGGCCGACCGCCACAGGAGGATACCAGCTTTGGCGCATTAATTCATGAGATCACCGGCTCTGCTTTGCCTAAAGAAATACCGGGTTTACATGCGGTAAATGCGGTTGATGCTGCAGGTGTTCATCCACTCCTATTCGCCACGGGTAGCGAACGTTATACCCCATACCTCAAAGAGCGCAAGCCACAGGAAATATTAACTATCGCCAATCACATCTTCGGTAAAAATCAACTAAGCCTGGCTAAATACTTGTTCATCGCCGCACAGGAAGACGACCCGAAACTAGATGTAAATGATATTTACGGTTTCCTGAAACATTGCCTCGAACGCATTGATTTAACCCGAGACCTGCACTTCCATACCCGCACCACCATTGATACCCTCGATTATAGCGGCAGCGGATTGAATAGCGGCAGTAAAGTAGCAGTGGCAGTGGCAGGTGATAAAAAAAGAGAGCTGTGGTCAGAGTTACCAACTGATTTTACCCTGCCCGAAATCTTCACAGATTATAAATTAGCCATGCCTGGAGTACTGGCAGTTAAAGCACCCAAATATCAATTGGAGCTGGAAACCCAAAGACAGGTAAGCACCCTAAACGACCATTTTAAAACAGCTGATCTTAGCGGCCTGCCATTAATGGTTTTGTGCGACGATGCCCAGTTTACTGCAGCCAACATTAATAACCTGGTTTGGGTTACGTTTACGCGCAGCAACCCATCGCACGATATTTTTGGTATCAATAGTTTTACAGAACACAAGCACTGGGGCTGCGCCGGTCCGCTGATTATTGATGCCAGGATGAAACCCCACCACGCGCCCGAGTTGATAAAAGACCCTGAAGTGGAGAAAAAGGTGGATTTATTAGTTAATAGTTCGTGGTTCATAGATCATAGTAAGAAGTAGCAGGGGCAAGTGGCAGTAGCAGTTTCGCTTGTTTTTACGACTACGCACCAATGAACTATTGAACCGGTGAACAAATGAACCCAATAAACTCAATCAACTATTCACATAATCAACATTATCATTAAATTAGCACCCTTTATATTAAACCATGAACAAATTTTACGGTACAGGGGTAGCCATGGTAACCCCATTTGACGGGAGCGGACAAGTTGATTACCCTGCTCTTAAAAAATTAA
Coding sequences within:
- a CDS encoding UbiD family decarboxylase, which gives rise to MGYKSLQACITDLEKHGHLIRIKDEVDPYLEMAAIHLRVFEQQGPALLFEKVKGSKFPAVSNLFGTLERSEFIFRDTLEKIKTLVDIKSDPLKAIKNPVKYANVAMTALSALPMKVSSSNIKNFNKTTIDALPQIVNWPMDGGPFVTMPQVYTEDMDKPGIMNANLGMYRIQLGGNDYIQNEEIGLHYQLHRGIGIHQTKANAKGQPLKVSIFVGGPPSHPVAAVMPLPEGLSEMTFAGALGNRRFRYFYDAEGFCISADADFVVTGTVMPHENKPEGPFGDHLGYYSLTHPFPLMKVHNVYHRKDAIWSFTVVGRPPQEDTSFGALIHEITGSALPKEIPGLHAVNAVDAAGVHPLLFATGSERYTPYLKERKPQEILTIANHIFGKNQLSLAKYLFIAAQEDDPKLDVNDIYGFLKHCLERIDLTRDLHFHTRTTIDTLDYSGSGLNSGSKVAVAVAGDKKRELWSELPTDFTLPEIFTDYKLAMPGVLAVKAPKYQLELETQRQVSTLNDHFKTADLSGLPLMVLCDDAQFTAANINNLVWVTFTRSNPSHDIFGINSFTEHKHWGCAGPLIIDARMKPHHAPELIKDPEVEKKVDLLVNSSWFIDHSKK